From Sulfurovum zhangzhouensis, one genomic window encodes:
- a CDS encoding YgaP-like transmembrane domain: protein MNYNKIRKFCRKFRIAIGLGLIGVGIYTGIVWFYLGIIPLIAGLADFCPICMITKKCDLPEAK, encoded by the coding sequence ATGAATTATAATAAAATAAGAAAATTTTGTCGTAAGTTTAGAATAGCTATCGGCCTTGGGCTTATTGGTGTTGGAATTTATACAGGTATCGTATGGTTCTATCTTGGAATTATTCCATTGATTGCAGGTTTGGCTGATTTTTGTCCAATTTGCATGATCACCAAAAAATGCGATCTTCCAGAAGCTAAATAA
- the pckA gene encoding phosphoenolpyruvate carboxykinase (ATP), which yields MGNKIPNGLDKLGLENIGEVYYNLSYDELQAHEVNRGECKISTTGTAMCDTGIFTGRSPNDKYFVDQAPSNEYIAWGDVNKKIDKKIYDELLDLSLSQLSGKNIYVMDVFAGASKESRRKVRFISEVAWQAHFVKNMFIRPTEEELEDFEPDFTVYNACKTVNENYKEHGLHSDVYVIFNIEENTAIIGGTWYGGEMKKGIFSMMNYWLPLEGKLPMHCSANVGKEGDVCLFFGLSGTGKTTLSTDPNRALIGDDEHGWDDNGVFNFEGGCYAKVINLDEKSEPEIYGAIVKDALLENVVSDESGRVDYEDGSKTENTRVSYPIEHIKNHKANLQAGHPNNIIFLTADAFGVLPPVSKLNKEQAMYYFLSGYTAKVAGTERGITEPQATFSACFGEAFLPLHPTVYAKLLGEKIDEHGVNVYLVNTGWTGGPYGKGKRMSIKDTRACIDGILNGSINDSEFDKLPIFNLSIPKSLNGVADNKVLNPRDTWENQEEYDAMLNKLAGMFQENFRRYDGNGGEFDFASAGPQL from the coding sequence ATGGGTAACAAGATACCAAATGGACTAGATAAACTAGGACTGGAAAATATTGGGGAAGTCTATTACAATTTAAGTTATGATGAACTCCAGGCACACGAGGTTAACCGTGGAGAGTGTAAGATCTCTACTACGGGAACAGCAATGTGTGACACGGGTATTTTTACTGGTAGAAGTCCAAATGATAAGTATTTTGTAGATCAGGCACCGTCAAATGAGTATATTGCTTGGGGTGATGTAAATAAAAAGATCGATAAAAAAATCTATGATGAACTTTTAGATCTTTCTCTTTCTCAACTTTCTGGTAAAAACATTTATGTAATGGATGTTTTTGCCGGTGCAAGTAAAGAGAGTAGAAGAAAAGTTAGATTTATCTCAGAAGTTGCATGGCAAGCTCACTTTGTAAAAAATATGTTTATTCGACCTACAGAAGAAGAACTTGAAGACTTTGAGCCTGATTTCACAGTATATAATGCTTGTAAAACAGTAAATGAAAACTATAAAGAACATGGGCTGCACTCTGACGTTTACGTTATATTTAATATAGAAGAGAATACAGCGATCATCGGTGGTACCTGGTATGGTGGAGAGATGAAAAAAGGTATCTTCTCTATGATGAACTATTGGTTACCACTTGAGGGTAAACTTCCAATGCACTGTTCAGCTAACGTAGGTAAAGAAGGTGATGTATGTCTTTTCTTCGGACTCTCCGGTACTGGTAAAACAACACTATCTACAGATCCAAATAGAGCACTGATCGGTGATGATGAACACGGTTGGGATGATAATGGTGTATTCAACTTTGAAGGGGGTTGTTATGCTAAAGTTATCAACCTTGATGAAAAAAGTGAACCTGAGATCTATGGTGCGATCGTGAAGGATGCACTGCTTGAGAATGTTGTTTCAGACGAAAGCGGTAGAGTTGATTATGAAGATGGTTCAAAAACAGAAAATACACGTGTGTCTTATCCTATTGAACATATTAAAAATCATAAAGCTAACCTACAAGCTGGTCACCCAAATAATATTATCTTCCTTACTGCAGATGCATTTGGTGTACTTCCTCCAGTATCTAAACTTAACAAAGAACAGGCAATGTATTATTTCCTTAGCGGATACACTGCTAAAGTTGCTGGAACAGAAAGAGGGATTACAGAACCACAAGCTACATTCAGTGCATGTTTTGGTGAAGCATTCCTTCCATTGCATCCAACGGTATATGCTAAGCTGCTTGGCGAAAAGATTGATGAACATGGTGTAAATGTATATCTTGTAAATACCGGTTGGACAGGTGGTCCATACGGTAAAGGTAAACGTATGAGTATTAAAGATACGAGAGCGTGTATCGATGGTATCCTTAACGGTTCGATCAATGACTCTGAGTTTGATAAACTGCCTATCTTTAACCTAAGCATACCAAAGTCACTTAACGGTGTAGCAGATAATAAGGTGTTAAATCCAAGAGATACTTGGGAAAATCAAGAAGAATATGATGCAATGCTCAATAAGCTTGCAGGTATGTTCCAAGAAAATTTCCGTCGTTATGACGGAAACGGCGGTGAATTTGATTTTGCTTCCGCTGGTCCACAGCTATAA
- a CDS encoding DEAD/DEAH box helicase has translation MTFKEFNFHKDLFKGVKIAGFREPSPIQQSAIPIIESGSDLVGQAHTGTGKTAAFGLPMMDKIAKGECERALVITPTRELATQVSDELYHLGRFAGIRTLTVYGGVGYGRQIALIHKGVQVVVATPGRLKDLYRKGKIETFNPEIVVLDEADEMLDMGFLDDIKEIFEYIPQNRQTLLFSATMPEPIKDLAEDILYQPEFISVVNEEETTNNVIEQRYYVIEENQRDDAIVKLLETENTNKCIIFCRMKREVDRLVEHLQALGFNAGGLHGDLEQEDREMIIKAYRRGETKIMVATDVAARGLDVKGVTHVFNYHIPFDPQSYVHRIGRTGRAGKSGQAITLVTTEEFKELQRIQKEVGAEMQLATIKDESGIDKSGMEYLAEQIRMTHVNPNASGLLDHLQEMDQKILLEKLLSQLIEREQSNIGTQIGFDQKIVDDMIHEYESEQKETRKKNRSRKRR, from the coding sequence ATGACATTTAAAGAATTCAATTTTCACAAAGACCTTTTTAAAGGTGTGAAGATCGCCGGTTTTAGAGAACCAAGTCCGATTCAACAGTCTGCGATACCGATCATCGAGAGTGGTTCTGACTTAGTAGGACAGGCACATACAGGAACAGGTAAAACAGCAGCTTTTGGATTGCCTATGATGGATAAGATTGCAAAAGGAGAGTGTGAACGTGCTTTGGTCATCACACCGACACGTGAATTGGCAACACAGGTTAGTGATGAACTTTATCATCTTGGACGTTTTGCGGGTATACGTACATTAACAGTCTATGGTGGTGTAGGATACGGTAGACAGATTGCATTGATCCATAAAGGTGTTCAGGTTGTAGTTGCTACTCCTGGAAGACTAAAAGACCTTTACCGTAAAGGTAAGATCGAAACATTCAATCCGGAAATCGTAGTTCTTGATGAAGCTGATGAAATGCTGGATATGGGCTTTTTGGATGATATTAAAGAGATCTTTGAGTACATTCCTCAAAATAGACAGACGTTGCTTTTCTCTGCAACAATGCCGGAACCTATCAAAGATTTGGCTGAAGATATCCTCTATCAGCCTGAGTTTATTTCTGTAGTGAACGAAGAAGAAACTACTAATAACGTGATTGAACAGCGTTATTATGTGATAGAAGAGAATCAAAGAGACGATGCAATCGTTAAACTTCTTGAAACAGAAAATACAAACAAGTGTATTATCTTCTGCCGTATGAAACGTGAAGTAGACAGACTTGTAGAACATCTTCAGGCACTTGGCTTTAATGCAGGCGGATTACATGGTGATCTTGAACAGGAAGATAGAGAGATGATCATTAAAGCCTATAGACGGGGAGAGACGAAGATCATGGTAGCAACCGATGTTGCCGCTAGAGGTTTGGATGTTAAGGGTGTGACTCATGTCTTTAACTATCACATACCGTTTGATCCGCAAAGTTATGTTCACCGTATCGGACGTACAGGTCGTGCCGGTAAAAGCGGACAGGCGATAACACTTGTTACAACTGAAGAGTTCAAAGAGCTTCAACGTATCCAAAAAGAAGTTGGTGCAGAGATGCAGTTGGCTACGATTAAGGATGAAAGCGGAATCGATAAATCAGGTATGGAGTACCTAGCTGAACAGATACGAATGACACATGTAAATCCAAATGCATCAGGTCTCTTGGATCATCTTCAGGAAATGGATCAAAAAATCTTACTTGAAAAACTTTTGTCACAGCTGATCGAAAGAGAACAATCTAACATTGGAACACAGATCGGATTTGATCAGAAAATTGTAGATGATATGATACATGAGTATGAAAGTGAACAAAAAGAAACACGTAAGAAAAATAGAAGTCGAAAACGCCGATAA
- a CDS encoding undecaprenyl-diphosphate phosphatase: MDVIQAVIIGIIEGFTEFLPISSTGHMIVASKFLGVSQDEVTKAFEVIIQFAAIMAVLLLYKDKISFKKISLWQKLFIAFLPLAIVGFILKDLIKTLFTVEIVAWMFIIGGIVFLIVEKFYKEESSHTYDVEQVSYSQALWIGIAQIFSLVPGTSRAGATIIGGLLVGLDRKASAEFSFLLAIPVMAAVSGYDLLKHYHEFADANWGAFFIGFITAFVVAYLTIKLFLAFLQRFTFVAFGWYRIILGFMLLTMI, translated from the coding sequence TTGGATGTTATTCAGGCGGTAATCATAGGGATTATCGAGGGCTTTACAGAGTTTTTACCTATCTCTTCAACTGGGCACATGATCGTGGCCAGTAAGTTTCTTGGAGTCTCCCAAGATGAAGTGACTAAGGCATTTGAAGTAATCATCCAGTTTGCCGCTATTATGGCCGTTCTTCTTCTCTACAAAGATAAAATCTCTTTCAAAAAAATTTCCCTTTGGCAAAAACTTTTTATCGCTTTCCTTCCTTTGGCTATCGTAGGCTTTATCTTAAAAGACCTTATCAAAACACTTTTTACCGTAGAGATCGTAGCGTGGATGTTTATTATCGGGGGAATCGTATTTTTGATCGTTGAAAAGTTTTATAAAGAAGAGAGTTCACATACTTATGATGTAGAGCAGGTGAGCTACTCCCAGGCACTTTGGATAGGTATTGCTCAAATTTTTTCTTTGGTACCCGGCACAAGCAGGGCAGGAGCCACGATCATTGGCGGACTTTTGGTAGGACTGGATAGAAAAGCTTCTGCTGAGTTTTCTTTTTTGTTGGCAATACCTGTTATGGCTGCAGTGAGTGGATATGATCTACTTAAACACTATCATGAATTCGCTGATGCCAATTGGGGTGCTTTTTTCATAGGATTTATTACAGCATTTGTAGTGGCTTATCTCACGATCAAACTTTTTTTGGCCTTTTTGCAAAGATTTACATTTGTAGCATTTGGTTGGTACAGAATTATTCTGGGATTCATGTTGCTTACGATGATCTAG
- a CDS encoding sodium ion-translocating decarboxylase subunit beta, giving the protein MKLKHFILSLLFAFTALTSIVHASANEAPASVSTETAEDEAYHPKTLPQLLQSFFETTGLNAMVNPKEGVKNGEGEELSLFAQSWGRLIMFTIIFLLFYLAIAKGFEPLLLLPIAFGGLLANIPIANMTGEHGMLGIIYNMGIANEFFPLLIFMGVGAMTDFGPLLSNPKTALLGGAAQFGIFGSLVGAAALSQYTGMVDFTLKQASAISIIGGADGPTSIFIASALAPELLGAIAVAAYSYMALVPVIQPPIMKALTTEEERKIVMKSTRKVHKLEKLIFPLVVIMMIALILPDAAPLMGAFALGNFAKESGVVDRLSNEMQNSLINIVTIFLGLGVGSKLAADKFLVAETMGIMIIGLLAFAAGTAAGVLMAKLMNKFSKEPINPLIGAAGVSAVPMAARVASKVGSEAKPGNILLMHAMGPNVAGVIGSAVAAGVLLSIFK; this is encoded by the coding sequence ATGAAGCTTAAACATTTTATACTTTCACTGTTATTTGCATTTACTGCATTGACATCGATCGTTCATGCAAGTGCCAATGAAGCACCTGCATCTGTAAGTACGGAAACAGCAGAGGATGAGGCATATCATCCAAAAACTCTTCCGCAGCTGCTTCAAAGTTTTTTTGAAACCACCGGTTTAAATGCCATGGTTAATCCCAAAGAGGGAGTCAAGAACGGTGAAGGAGAAGAATTAAGTCTTTTTGCTCAAAGCTGGGGTAGATTGATTATGTTCACTATTATATTTCTTCTTTTCTATCTTGCGATTGCTAAAGGTTTTGAGCCACTGCTCCTACTACCTATCGCATTTGGTGGGCTTTTGGCCAATATACCGATTGCAAATATGACCGGAGAGCATGGAATGCTTGGTATTATCTACAATATGGGTATCGCCAATGAATTCTTCCCGCTACTCATCTTCATGGGTGTTGGTGCAATGACTGATTTCGGACCACTGCTTTCTAACCCTAAAACTGCTCTCCTAGGTGGTGCGGCACAGTTTGGGATATTCGGTTCATTGGTAGGTGCAGCGGCACTCTCTCAATATACAGGGATGGTAGACTTTACATTGAAGCAAGCATCTGCGATCAGTATTATCGGTGGTGCAGATGGCCCGACATCGATCTTCATCGCTTCAGCTTTGGCTCCTGAACTCTTGGGTGCGATTGCCGTTGCAGCATATTCATATATGGCACTGGTTCCAGTGATCCAACCGCCGATAATGAAAGCGTTGACAACAGAAGAAGAGAGAAAAATTGTAATGAAAAGTACTAGAAAGGTGCATAAACTTGAAAAGTTGATCTTTCCTTTGGTTGTCATTATGATGATTGCATTGATTTTGCCTGATGCTGCACCGCTAATGGGGGCATTTGCTCTTGGTAACTTTGCAAAAGAATCAGGTGTTGTAGACAGACTATCAAATGAGATGCAAAACTCGTTGATCAACATCGTTACTATTTTCCTTGGATTGGGTGTAGGGTCAAAACTTGCTGCAGACAAATTCCTTGTGGCAGAAACGATGGGTATTATGATCATCGGTCTTCTAGCATTTGCTGCAGGTACTGCGGCCGGTGTTCTGATGGCTAAACTGATGAACAAATTCTCAAAAGAGCCTATCAACCCACTTATCGGTGCTGCAGGGGTTTCTGCTGTACCTATGGCAGCACGTGTTGCGAGTAAAGTTGGTTCTGAGGCAAAACCGGGTAATATTCTACTCATGCATGCGATGGGACCGAATGTTGCAGGTGTTATTGGTTCAGCGGTTGCAGCAGGTGTATTGCTGTCAATATTTAAATAA
- a CDS encoding OadG family protein: METDVNIVFEAIKFMVLGMGVVYLFLVILVQVMNLQAKVIAKYFTAEEPPAAPATPSSSVNSDESARVAAIIAAVTEFRKNK, translated from the coding sequence ATGGAAACTGACGTAAATATAGTCTTTGAGGCTATTAAGTTTATGGTATTGGGAATGGGAGTAGTATATTTGTTCCTTGTAATACTTGTACAGGTTATGAATCTACAGGCAAAAGTGATTGCAAAATATTTTACTGCCGAAGAGCCTCCTGCAGCTCCTGCAACCCCTTCTAGTTCAGTTAACAGTGATGAATCAGCACGTGTTGCTGCGATTATCGCTGCTGTAACGGAATTTCGTAAAAACAAATAA
- a CDS encoding ABC transporter ATP-binding protein yields MQKNSCSIKGIIKQLLQHKQTLILGNVVALMATLLIVIIPLFIPILVDELLLGKPHGYIAWIEANLWQSDIKGYVLATLILILVLRLLSVLLGVWQTKIFVTISKDMTYKLRQSLLKHLKRVSLKEYEMMRVGAVTSKLVTDVETIDSFVSTTISKLIIASLTLIFSAVVLVWIHWQLALFILITNPIVVFFTAKLSRNIGKLKKEENRAVGVFQDALSETLELFHQIRAANKENYFFNKTEVKAKELKDHATAYGYKSDVAIKYSYLVFLGGYEIFRAVSILAVAYSDLSVGLMLAIFSYLWVMVTPTQDIINFQYVLSTANAACERINSIFELEQERVVEEKENPFTGSKTIGIEVKNLSFSYHKNKSILKNINMSIPAASKIALVGASGSGKTTLANILVGFYPFEEGEIIYGDISHTKLQLSTIRENIHLILQHPKLFNDTMRFNLTLGKSYSDEAIKKALHIAQLDGVLAGLEKGLDTLVGKDGIKLSGGQRQRVAIARMILSDPRVVIFDESTSALDVHTEEKLFDALQEFLQEKTVITIAHRLSTIKSAEYIYVLEDGSVVDSGTPKELLTKDESYFSSMI; encoded by the coding sequence ATGCAAAAGAACAGCTGTAGTATCAAAGGTATTATCAAACAGCTTCTACAGCATAAACAGACTCTTATTCTGGGCAATGTTGTTGCCCTGATGGCAACACTGCTTATCGTTATAATCCCGCTTTTTATCCCCATTCTTGTTGATGAACTTCTATTGGGTAAGCCTCATGGGTATATCGCCTGGATAGAGGCTAACCTATGGCAAAGTGATATCAAAGGGTATGTTTTAGCTACCTTGATCTTGATACTGGTACTTCGTCTGCTTAGTGTACTTTTAGGGGTATGGCAGACCAAGATATTTGTCACTATCTCAAAAGATATGACCTACAAGCTGAGACAATCACTACTTAAACACCTCAAACGTGTTTCACTCAAAGAGTATGAGATGATGAGAGTAGGGGCTGTGACCTCCAAACTAGTGACTGATGTAGAGACGATAGATAGTTTTGTCAGTACAACCATCTCTAAGCTTATTATCGCTTCACTTACTTTGATTTTCTCTGCAGTTGTTTTAGTTTGGATACACTGGCAGCTGGCACTTTTTATCCTCATTACAAACCCTATAGTGGTTTTCTTTACTGCTAAACTCTCACGGAACATCGGTAAACTGAAAAAAGAGGAGAACAGAGCTGTCGGCGTATTTCAGGATGCATTGAGCGAGACTTTGGAACTTTTTCATCAGATACGTGCAGCCAATAAAGAGAACTACTTTTTTAACAAGACAGAAGTTAAAGCCAAAGAGCTTAAAGATCATGCTACTGCTTATGGGTACAAGAGTGATGTAGCGATCAAGTACTCCTATCTGGTATTTTTAGGAGGTTATGAGATCTTTAGAGCCGTGAGTATTCTGGCTGTAGCATACTCAGACCTTTCCGTGGGGTTGATGCTTGCGATCTTCTCGTATCTTTGGGTTATGGTGACACCTACTCAGGATATCATCAACTTTCAGTATGTGCTCTCAACGGCTAATGCTGCTTGTGAACGTATTAACAGTATCTTTGAACTGGAGCAAGAGAGGGTTGTAGAAGAAAAAGAAAACCCGTTTACAGGATCTAAAACCATTGGTATAGAGGTTAAAAATCTTTCTTTTAGCTACCATAAAAACAAAAGTATATTAAAAAATATAAATATGAGTATTCCTGCAGCTTCCAAGATCGCATTAGTTGGAGCAAGCGGTTCGGGCAAGACAACACTTGCAAACATTCTTGTAGGCTTCTATCCTTTTGAAGAAGGAGAGATCATTTATGGTGATATTTCACACACTAAATTACAACTTTCAACAATCCGTGAAAATATCCACTTAATCTTGCAACATCCTAAACTCTTTAATGATACAATGCGCTTTAACTTGACACTTGGCAAGAGCTATAGTGACGAGGCGATCAAGAAGGCACTGCATATAGCACAACTTGATGGAGTGTTGGCCGGTCTTGAAAAGGGACTGGACACATTGGTTGGAAAAGACGGTATCAAACTCTCAGGTGGCCAAAGACAGAGGGTGGCCATCGCACGAATGATACTGAGTGATCCGAGAGTAGTGATATTTGATGAGTCTACATCAGCACTTGATGTACATACAGAAGAGAAGCTTTTTGATGCATTACAAGAGTTTTTGCAAGAAAAGACAGTGATCACGATCGCACATAGACTGAGTACGATAAAGAGTGCAGAGTATATTTATGTACTCGAAGATGGCAGTGTGGTTGACAGTGGGACACCTAAAGAGTTGTTGACCAAAGATGAGAGCTATTTCAGCTCGATGATATAA
- the mgtE gene encoding magnesium transporter — MDKLTEYLNAHREDELHPSEIANLLKDLDEKSFDDAVHSIPKDLIADVALELPDRYFGDIVESFTAEEIAESVSELESDDQTDFIQELEEIDEEKAKKVFEALDEEYQADILQLKRYKDEEAGAYMQTEVYTAKLSQNVHDVIRDFARLRREDELENVTYLFVTDEHEKLHYGVGLDHLLIFDFTKTLAENINENPEQYRPIYATDYDDIDDVVQKFQKYDLASMPIVNAKGRLLGRITSDDILDIINEQATDQMYHLAGLNDDAEEDENIFRAGKLRAVWLSINLITAIVASIVIGLFESTLQSVVALAILMPIVASMGGNAGTQSLTVVVRQLALGDIAKHDAFRTIKKEVLLSLGNGLLFALIMGIIASVWFDKGMLGVVIGLSMIINLLSAGFFGSVVPLLLKRMDVDPAIGSTVVLTTVTDVVGFFSFLGLATLILL; from the coding sequence ATGGATAAATTAACAGAATATCTTAATGCCCATCGTGAAGATGAACTGCATCCCTCTGAGATCGCCAACCTTCTTAAAGATCTTGATGAAAAGAGTTTTGATGATGCCGTACATTCAATTCCGAAGGATCTGATTGCTGATGTGGCATTGGAACTTCCTGATCGGTATTTTGGTGATATTGTCGAATCATTTACTGCTGAAGAGATTGCTGAATCGGTAAGCGAACTTGAATCTGATGACCAAACGGACTTTATTCAAGAACTTGAAGAGATAGATGAGGAAAAAGCTAAAAAAGTTTTTGAAGCACTTGATGAAGAGTATCAGGCTGATATCCTTCAGCTTAAGCGTTACAAGGATGAAGAAGCCGGTGCTTACATGCAAACTGAAGTTTACACAGCTAAACTCAGTCAGAATGTGCATGATGTTATTCGTGATTTCGCAAGGTTACGTAGAGAAGATGAACTGGAAAATGTAACGTACCTGTTTGTTACCGATGAGCATGAAAAGCTCCATTACGGTGTTGGACTCGATCATCTTCTTATCTTTGATTTTACAAAAACTCTGGCTGAAAACATCAATGAAAATCCTGAACAATACAGACCTATTTATGCAACTGATTATGATGACATTGATGATGTAGTTCAAAAGTTCCAGAAGTATGACCTTGCATCTATGCCAATAGTGAATGCAAAGGGAAGATTACTCGGACGTATTACTTCAGATGATATTTTAGATATTATCAATGAACAAGCGACTGATCAAATGTACCATCTGGCAGGGCTTAATGATGATGCTGAAGAGGATGAAAACATTTTTAGAGCCGGCAAACTAAGAGCAGTATGGTTGAGTATAAATTTAATCACAGCGATAGTAGCATCTATCGTGATAGGACTGTTCGAGTCTACCTTGCAAAGTGTCGTTGCATTGGCTATATTAATGCCTATTGTTGCTTCTATGGGGGGAAATGCCGGTACACAATCACTAACGGTTGTTGTACGTCAGCTTGCTCTTGGTGATATTGCCAAGCATGATGCATTTCGTACAATTAAAAAAGAGGTGTTACTCTCATTAGGCAATGGATTATTATTTGCACTTATCATGGGTATCATTGCATCGGTATGGTTTGACAAAGGAATGTTAGGTGTCGTTATAGGACTTTCCATGATTATAAATCTGCTGAGTGCGGGGTTCTTTGGCTCAGTTGTACCCTTACTATTAAAGCGTATGGATGTAGATCCGGCAATCGGCAGTACTGTAGTTTTGACAACAGTAACAGATGTTGTAGGTTTTTTTAGTTTTTTAGGTCTTGCAACATTAATTTTATTATAA
- a CDS encoding biotin/lipoyl-containing protein, with amino-acid sequence MAKKYIDVMDTTFRDGFQSVFGGRVLMDDFFPAVEAAKQAGITHFEFGGGARFQSLYFYLQENAFDMMDGFREIVGKDANLQILSRGINTVMLDTGSREMIDLFAKMFAKHGTSTVRNFDALNDVNNLMYSSECIKKYGMNHEVVVTMMDLPPGCQGAHDVAFYEKTLRNILDSGIDFDSVCFKDASGTANPHKVYETISMARKLLGEEVHLRLHTHETAGVSVASYLAALDAGANGIDLAASPVSGGTSQPDILTMLHATKGTNFNLGDLELNKVLKYEERLKECLAEYMIPPEATQVSPLIPFSPMPGGALTANTQMMRDAGDLERFEEVILAMKEVVERGGYGTSVTPVSQFYWQQAYANVMFGPWKQIAPGYGRMVLGYFGKTPVEADPEIIKLAGEKLKLEPTTENPLDIADRDENKSIAHWTKVLEDEGLETSEENIFIAASCDQKGIAFLKGEGPLMVRKGKNNCSGDKEMAGNYTVVVDGKQYSVQVAEGDADIQIAPVAQVTAVAEAATPSPVVAGEGSVHINSQTPGNVWKILVNPGDKVKEGDKIMILEAMKMEIDIAAPQDGVIASINVNVNDSVADGQLLATMD; translated from the coding sequence ATGGCAAAAAAATACATTGATGTTATGGATACGACCTTTAGAGATGGATTCCAATCTGTCTTTGGTGGTCGTGTACTGATGGATGACTTCTTCCCTGCAGTGGAAGCTGCTAAACAAGCAGGTATTACACACTTTGAGTTTGGTGGTGGAGCAAGATTCCAGTCACTCTACTTCTATCTTCAAGAGAATGCATTTGATATGATGGATGGGTTTAGGGAGATTGTTGGAAAAGACGCAAACCTTCAGATCCTTTCTCGTGGTATCAATACAGTGATGCTTGACACAGGAAGCCGTGAGATGATCGACCTTTTTGCAAAAATGTTTGCAAAGCACGGTACATCAACAGTAAGAAACTTTGATGCACTCAATGATGTAAACAACCTTATGTATTCATCAGAGTGTATCAAAAAATATGGTATGAACCATGAAGTGGTTGTAACGATGATGGACCTTCCTCCGGGATGTCAAGGTGCACATGATGTTGCATTCTATGAAAAAACATTGAGAAATATTCTTGATAGTGGTATTGATTTTGATTCTGTATGTTTTAAGGATGCTTCAGGTACAGCGAACCCGCATAAAGTATATGAGACGATCTCTATGGCTAGGAAACTTCTTGGCGAAGAGGTTCATCTTAGACTACATACACATGAAACAGCAGGTGTATCTGTTGCATCATACCTTGCAGCACTTGATGCAGGTGCAAATGGTATCGACCTTGCTGCTTCTCCTGTAAGTGGTGGTACTTCTCAGCCTGATATCCTTACAATGCTACATGCGACAAAAGGGACAAATTTCAATCTTGGTGATCTCGAACTTAATAAAGTACTTAAGTATGAAGAGAGACTTAAAGAGTGTTTGGCTGAATATATGATACCGCCTGAAGCAACGCAAGTTTCACCATTGATTCCATTCTCTCCAATGCCAGGTGGTGCATTGACAGCGAATACTCAGATGATGAGAGATGCAGGAGATCTTGAGAGATTTGAAGAAGTGATCCTTGCGATGAAAGAAGTAGTTGAACGTGGTGGTTACGGTACTTCAGTAACACCTGTAAGTCAGTTCTACTGGCAACAGGCTTATGCAAACGTAATGTTTGGGCCATGGAAGCAGATCGCACCTGGATATGGACGTATGGTTCTTGGTTACTTCGGTAAAACGCCTGTAGAAGCTGATCCTGAGATCATCAAATTGGCTGGTGAAAAACTTAAACTTGAGCCAACGACAGAGAACCCGCTTGATATTGCGGACCGTGATGAAAACAAGTCTATCGCTCATTGGACAAAAGTACTTGAAGATGAAGGACTTGAAACGAGTGAAGAGAATATCTTCATCGCAGCATCATGTGATCAAAAAGGTATTGCGTTCTTGAAAGGTGAGGGGCCTCTCATGGTTAGAAAAGGTAAAAATAATTGTAGTGGAGATAAAGAAATGGCAGGAAATTATACAGTAGTAGTAGATGGAAAACAGTACAGCGTACAAGTTGCAGAGGGTGATGCAGATATCCAAATTGCACCAGTAGCACAGGTAACTGCAGTAGCTGAAGCAGCAACACCTTCACCGGTAGTTGCAGGTGAAGGTTCAGTACATATCAACTCTCAAACTCCTGGTAACGTTTGGAAAATATTGGTTAATCCAGGTGACAAAGTGAAAGAGGGTGATAAGATCATGATCCTTGAAGCTATGAAAATGGAGATTGATATCGCTGCACCACAAGATGGTGTGATCGCTTCAATCAACGTAAATGTAAATGACTCAGTAGCAGATGGGCAGCTTCTGGCAACAATGGATTAA